CTCTTTTGTGTATCCTCTGTTCATTGCGTCCAGAATTTTTGTAGAGCCAGATTGCAATGGTAAATGCAGCATCCTAGCTATTTTCGGATTTCTTGCAATTGTATCTATTACTTCATCACTAAAGTCTTTTGGATGAGGTGAAACATATTTTATCCAGAAATCTCCTTCCACATTCGCACTTTGCTCCAATAATTCCGCAAAATTATCTTCTCCATTTGCAAAATCGCTTCCATATGAATTTACATTCTGTCCCAAGAACAATATCTCTCTATATCCTTTCTTTGTATATTGCTCAACATCCCTAACCACCTCATTAAGCGGTACAGAACGCTCCATTCCACGTACATACGGCACAATACAGAATGTACAGTAGTTATTGCATCCATACGTAATGGAAATTGAAGCCACAATATCATCACCAAAGTCAGCATCAACTCTCGTCGGCAATTCATCCTCATCATCCACCATGACAATATGTGTTTCTTCCCCAGCTTCAATTCTTTCCAGAATATCAGGTATTCTCCCAATATTCTGATTTCCGAGCACCAAATCCACATAAGGCGTCTTTTTAATAAATTCATCCCTCACTTCCTGAGCAAGACACCCTGTAACCCCAATAATCATATTCCCATCTTTTTCTTCCTTTATTCTTTTCAAATCCCCAAGTTTTCCATAAACCTTAACAGCCGCACCTTCTCTTACTGTACACGTATTCAAAAATACCAGATCTGTATTTTCAATATCCTCTGTCATACTGTATCCCATTGTCTGTAACATCTGTTTCATTTTTGCACTCTCATTTACATTCATCTGACAACCATAAGTTATTATTGTTGCTCTCTTTTCCACTGTTTTCCCTCCAAATTTTGTTCTATTTCTTTAAAAAATTTTTTGTTTTTCTCGAATAGCTTTTGAATTGTCTAAATTGATATATTTCTTGCCACTTAAATAGCCTTCACTATCCAAGCATAAATCCTTATTTTTCAAGTTTATTTTCTCTTATCATAATGGTATCATTTTTATTTTAGAATTTCAAGAAAATTTTATTCTTTTCTTTAATTAACAGTTATTCTATAATAGATTTTTTTATTAACTTATTTAAAAATTTATCCTTAATCATCCACCTTAAAGACTTTTATAATTTTATTTATAAGCGTTATGATTAATAATAGTTTTTTAAATAAGAATCCCTTATATGGATACTTAAAAATTAGATTTGATTTTTTAAGCAAAGCTATCAAATTAATTATTATAGTATTTTATTTTGATTTTTTTTTAATAGAAATAGTATTAAACTTAAAGAAATAATTTAATACAATAAAAAACACTCTAGGAATGTAGAGTGCAATTTATTATGAAAAAATTTAATTATATTATTGGTGCCCGAGGCCGGAGTCGAACCGGCACGATATAAAATCGACGGATTTTGAGTCCGTTGCGTCTACCAATTTCACCACTCGGGCATATTTTTAGATTACCTATCTAGTATAATATATTTTTTTGACTTTGTCAACTCATTTTAAAAATTTTTTTGACATTTTTCATTAAT
The window above is part of the Leptotrichia trevisanii DSM 22070 genome. Proteins encoded here:
- the miaB gene encoding tRNA (N6-isopentenyl adenosine(37)-C2)-methylthiotransferase MiaB — its product is MEKRATIITYGCQMNVNESAKMKQMLQTMGYSMTEDIENTDLVFLNTCTVREGAAVKVYGKLGDLKRIKEEKDGNMIIGVTGCLAQEVRDEFIKKTPYVDLVLGNQNIGRIPDILERIEAGEETHIVMVDDEDELPTRVDADFGDDIVASISITYGCNNYCTFCIVPYVRGMERSVPLNEVVRDVEQYTKKGYREILFLGQNVNSYGSDFANGEDNFAELLEQSANVEGDFWIKYVSPHPKDFSDEVIDTIARNPKIARMLHLPLQSGSTKILDAMNRGYTKEEFIALARKIKERVPDIGLTTDIIVGFPGETDEDFQDTMDVVNEVGFENAFMFMYSKRTGTPAATMGDQVDEQVKNERLQQLMRLQNMKAKEESQKYLGKIVKVLVEGPSRKNPEMLTGRSSTHKIVLFKSDRKDLKGQFVNTRIYDAKTWTLYGELVEE